The proteins below come from a single Elgaria multicarinata webbii isolate HBS135686 ecotype San Diego chromosome 11, rElgMul1.1.pri, whole genome shotgun sequence genomic window:
- the LOC134406541 gene encoding olfactory receptor 226-like, with the protein MERQNQSSVREFILLGFPASLGFQILLFMVFLLAYILVLSENVIIMLTIWVNINLHTPMYFFLCNLSFLEIWYITVTLPKTMVNFLMESKLISFVGCMMQLYFFLALGCTECVLLAVMAYDRYVAICYPLRYQVIMTRALCVHLAAGSWMSGFFISMWKVLLISQLTYCGPNIINHFFCDVSPLLNLSCTDMSLAELTDFILALFILLTPLCVTIMSYIYIISTILRIPSAKGRQKAFSTCASHLTVVVIFYAASIFIYARPKAITSLNSSKLVSVLYAVIVPLCNPIIYCLRNKEVKDALKKTLARKI; encoded by the coding sequence ATGGAGAGGCAAAACCAATCCAGTGTTAGAGAGTTCATTCTTCTAGGCTTTCCCGCATCCCTAGGATTCCAGATCTTGCTCTTCATGGTGTTCCTCCTTGCCTACATTTTGGTATTGTCAGAGAACGTCATAATCATGTTGACTATTTGGGTGAACATTAACCTGCACACtcccatgtacttcttcctgtGTAACTTGTCCTTCCTCGAGATCTGGTATATCACTGTCACCCTGCCAAAGACTATGGTGAACTTCTTGATGGAGAGCAAACTCATATCCTTTGTAGGCTGCATgatgcagctctatttcttccTGGCATTGGGCTGCACAGAGTGTGTCCTCCTTGCTGTCATGGCCTATGACCGCTATGTTGCCATATGCTACCCTTTGCGCTACCAAGTAATCATGACACGAGCTCTCTGTGTTCATCTAGCAGCTGGTTCATGGATGAGCGGCTTCTTCATCTCCATGTGGAAGGTCCTCTTGATATCTCAGCTGACATACTGTGGCCCCAATATTATTAATCACTTTTTCTGTGATGTATCCCCACTTCTGAACTTGTCCTGCACTGACATGTCCCTTGCTGAACTGACAGATTTCATATTAGCTTTGTTCATCCTACTTACTCCTCTCTGTGTCACTATCATGTCTTACATTTATATCATCTCCACCATCTTACGCATTCCCTCTGCCAAGGGCCGTCAGAAAGCCTTCTCCACCTGTGCTTCTCACCTCACTGTTGTAGTTATATTTTATGCTGCCAGTATTTTCATCTATGCCCGCCCCAAGGCAATTACCTCCCTAAATTCCAGCAAATTGGTATCAGTCCTTTATGCTGTCATAGTCCCTCTTTGCAATCCAATCATTTATTGCCTCAGGAACAAAGAAGTGAAAGATGCACTAAAGAAAACCTT